GTGTAATTGAACCAAATGTGGAAATTCAAGTAGTTTCCCGATGCCCTAGCTGACCGCCTATGATATTGTTAGCGATTTCTATAAACTGTTTCTCTTTTCCTCGTGGTATAATCGCCCCGGCTGCAATATCGTGTCCCCCACCACTGCCGCCTACCTGGGAAGCTGATTCTTTCATTACTGTGGAGAGGTTTAACCCTCGACTTAAAAGCGGCCTAGCAGCCCTGGAACTTATTTTAGTGTCGCTATCGCCAACATTAATGCCAACGAGCGGCTTGTCTTGTTTTAGGACGTAAAGGGTTAGTATGCCGCTAATTGCACCTGTCATCTCCTGCTCGGGAGCATAAAAATACCTTACATTTTTTTCCTCAAAAATTTCTTTAAAGACACGATAGGTATATTCAATGAGTTTTGACTTGTAGATTTTCCAATTATTTATCATAGCATCCTGTAAGCCTTTTTCGCCGAGGAAGTAACCAACTGGGACTCCGTTTTCACCAAGCTTCGAATTTCCATCTATGATTGTGGAGAGTTCTTTTGACGAGAAACCGAGATCCCGGAAGAAGAAGATGTCACTTTCAAGATACTTTATGCTCTCCGACGAAACACCCTGTTGGAGCAGTCGAAGAGCAAGGAATTCAAACAATTTCTTTGAGTCTGAATCTGTTATTGAATTCAAGGCGATGCTCGGGTCCAAGCCAATGCCTTCTAGCGCTGTTTTTACGTTTTCCGGTTTTCCCGAGAGGTTGTAAATGAAAGGATCGATAGAGAAAGTAAGTGCATCCCCTATATTTTCGCCCTCAAGGTTCAATGGGTGTTTTTCCTCGAGAGATTTTCCATAGTGTTCAACAATAGTGGCATTCAGACCCCTAAAACCACCTATGTCCTGTTTATCAGCTATTAGTCCGGCAATCATGAATGGCAATAGATCGGAATTTTTCTCGCTGATGGCGAGGGCCATGAGAAAAGACATCGTTGCGCCACATGCTTCCCTGGTTCCGTCTACGCCATAATCACGTGCGTTGATATTCAGACCCTTGAACTCGCTTTTCTTGTAGAAATGATGATCTAGTATGACGATGTTATCAAACTCAGGAATAAATTGCGCCTGATCTGATCCCGCATCCGCTATTACGGTAAAAATGTCAGAGGATTCCTGAACTTTTCTTCTGAAGCCATCTGGGTCAAGGGATTTTATGAAGCTAAGATCAAATTCAATCCCGC
The genomic region above belongs to Thermoplasmatales archaeon and contains:
- a CDS encoding DHH family phosphoesterase — protein: MLKDIISSEFYSVLKEGSKKILENERIRVLVHNDGDGASSGIILCNVLKRSGIEFDLSFIKSLDPDGFRRKVQESSDIFTVIADAGSDQAQFIPEFDNIVILDHHFYKKSEFKGLNINARDYGVDGTREACGATMSFLMALAISEKNSDLLPFMIAGLIADKQDIGGFRGLNATIVEHYGKSLEEKHPLNLEGENIGDALTFSIDPFIYNLSGKPENVKTALEGIGLDPSIALNSITDSDSKKLFEFLALRLLQQGVSSESIKYLESDIFFFRDLGFSSKELSTIIDGNSKLGENGVPVGYFLGEKGLQDAMINNWKIYKSKLIEYTYRVFKEIFEEKNVRYFYAPEQEMTGAISGILTLYVLKQDKPLVGINVGDSDTKISSRAARPLLSRGLNLSTVMKESASQVGGSGGGHDIAAGAIIPRGKEKQFIEIANNIIGGQLGHRETT